One window from the genome of Candidatus Limnocylindrales bacterium encodes:
- a CDS encoding EAL domain-containing protein produces MNHVQRESQNPKIEILIVEDSPTQAEHLRNILEQNTYHVLIARNGKEALAMLNRYRPTLVISDILMPEMDGYELCRLIKADKNLKDIPVILLTALSDPTDVLRALECGASNFITKPYDKKYLLSRIHYILANMELRKSAVVQMGINVFFADHTYFINAERLQILDLLLSTYETAVQENLELMKVRDELRALNEHLEEKVAERTAALTTEIIKRTRVEEKLRRQNEYLTALHETTLALMSRLDLADLLEAITVRAAALIGTPHGYIYLAEAEGAEMTVKVGIGAFSKFIGYRLRYGEGLAGKVWQTGQPLKVEDYPTWSGRTSDPRFNIFRALVGVPLKSGQQVIGVIGLAWTEEGQKFEDEEIELLSRFAELASIALDNARLYTAAQQELAERKRAEEALATRAQQQAVVATLGQLALAGADLQQLFDQAVTMVATTLGIEYCQVLELLPDGNRLKLVAGVGWEESLIDQITVGMAHNSQAGFTLLVKEPVIVEDLYTETRFTDLLLYNHGIVSGVSIIIGNLQEPFGVLGAHTTRQRMFSQDDVHFFQSVANVLAEAIQRKRAEKALKEAHIHLNHLLTVSPTVIYSLRTTSIYPQDPVPLSFVSENIKTLLGYQVTECLTDPNWWVDHLHPEDRSHVLNQQPTLFGQDTLDYEYRFQHKNGTYRWIYDKMKLLRDPTGKPLEIVGSWMDITPRKQAEETIRHLAYYDALTDLPNRLLFNDRLTLALAHAHRNQQQVAVMLIDLDRFKVINDTLGHATGDRLLQDVAQRLTGCLREGDTVARLGGDEFMLLLPGVEHTRGTIKIVQKILETFKSPFYFKDHELHITPSIGIALYPDDGEDAQTLLKNADTALHRAKEQGRNNYQFYTSTMNATALERLSLEGKLRHALERGEFVVYYQPQVSLLTGQIVGMEALVRWQHPDLGLIPPMKFIPLAEETGLIVPLGFWVLRTACAQNKAWQEAGYPPLRVAVNLSTRLFKQQTFIQVVAQTLNETGLDPNYLELELTEGIIMENIEAAITTLKELKKMGVHISVDDFGTGYSSLAYLKRFPIDTLKIDRSFVLDITTDPDDAMIAMLIINMAHHLKLKVIAEGVETQEQLAFLRSHGCDEIQGYLFSRPLPTEEFVRLLQERKTLTDERDLGNSNK; encoded by the coding sequence ATGAATCATGTCCAGAGAGAGTCTCAGAACCCTAAAATCGAAATTCTTATCGTTGAAGACAGTCCTACCCAGGCTGAGCATCTGAGGAATATCCTTGAGCAAAACACTTATCACGTTTTAATTGCCAGAAATGGTAAAGAAGCTCTTGCCATGTTAAATCGTTACAGACCCACCTTGGTGATCAGCGATATTCTCATGCCGGAAATGGATGGCTACGAACTCTGCCGGTTGATCAAAGCGGATAAAAATCTCAAAGACATTCCCGTGATTCTTTTGACGGCTCTTTCTGACCCTACAGATGTTCTTAGAGCTTTGGAGTGTGGAGCCAGTAATTTCATCACAAAACCCTATGATAAAAAATATCTTCTCTCTCGCATCCACTACATACTTGCCAATATGGAACTGCGTAAAAGTGCGGTCGTGCAAATGGGTATCAATGTCTTCTTTGCGGACCATACTTATTTTATCAATGCAGAACGTCTGCAGATCTTAGACCTTCTCCTTTCTACTTACGAAACCGCTGTTCAGGAGAATCTGGAACTGATGAAGGTACGGGATGAATTGAGGGCACTGAACGAGCATCTGGAAGAAAAAGTGGCAGAGAGGACGGCGGCTCTTACTACGGAAATTATTAAACGGACAAGGGTGGAAGAGAAGTTACGCCGGCAGAATGAATATCTCACGGCGCTACACGAAACCACTCTGGCCCTGATGAGCCGGTTGGATTTGGCTGATCTACTTGAAGCCATCACAGTACGTGCAGCGGCTCTGATCGGTACCCCCCATGGTTACATCTATCTGGCTGAAGCCGAAGGAGCCGAGATGACGGTTAAAGTAGGAATAGGGGCTTTTAGTAAATTTATCGGTTACCGATTGAGATATGGCGAAGGGCTGGCCGGAAAGGTCTGGCAAACGGGACAACCTCTAAAGGTAGAAGATTATCCTACCTGGTCAGGCCGTACATCGGATCCAAGATTCAATATCTTCCGTGCACTCGTTGGAGTACCCCTCAAATCTGGTCAGCAGGTTATAGGGGTGATCGGCCTGGCCTGGACCGAAGAAGGTCAGAAATTTGAAGACGAAGAAATTGAGTTATTAAGCCGATTTGCCGAACTGGCCTCCATTGCTCTGGATAATGCCCGACTGTACACGGCTGCTCAGCAGGAATTAGCCGAGCGGAAGCGGGCAGAGGAAGCCCTGGCCACCCGCGCCCAGCAGCAAGCCGTGGTGGCCACCCTGGGGCAGTTGGCGCTGGCAGGTGCAGATCTTCAGCAGCTCTTCGATCAGGCTGTGACGATGGTTGCCACCACGCTTGGAATAGAATACTGTCAAGTGCTGGAACTGTTGCCCGATGGTAATAGACTGAAACTTGTTGCCGGTGTCGGTTGGGAGGAAAGCTTGATCGACCAAATCACCGTCGGCATGGCCCATAACTCACAGGCAGGCTTCACATTACTCGTGAAGGAACCGGTCATTGTCGAAGATCTATATACCGAGACCCGATTCACTGACCTGCTACTGTACAATCATGGTATTGTCAGCGGTGTCAGCATCATTATCGGAAACCTCCAGGAACCCTTCGGGGTCCTGGGTGCACATACTACCCGTCAGCGGATGTTCTCCCAGGATGATGTGCATTTCTTCCAATCAGTTGCCAATGTGCTGGCGGAAGCCATTCAGCGTAAACGAGCGGAAAAAGCACTCAAGGAAGCCCATATACATCTCAATCACCTGCTCACTGTCAGCCCGACGGTGATCTATAGCTTGAGGACAACCTCTATTTATCCCCAAGACCCTGTTCCCCTCTCCTTTGTCAGTGAAAATATCAAGACCTTGCTGGGCTATCAAGTAACTGAATGCCTAACAGACCCCAACTGGTGGGTTGACCACCTCCACCCAGAAGATCGGTCCCATGTTCTCAATCAGCAACCGACCCTTTTCGGTCAGGATACCCTGGATTATGAATACCGCTTCCAACATAAGAATGGAACTTACCGGTGGATATACGATAAAATGAAATTACTCCGTGATCCTACCGGCAAACCCTTAGAGATCGTGGGTTCATGGATGGATATCACCCCACGCAAGCAGGCTGAAGAAACTATCCGACACCTGGCCTATTACGATGCCCTGACCGATCTGCCCAACCGGTTGTTATTCAATGATCGTCTGACTCTGGCACTGGCCCATGCCCACCGCAACCAACAGCAGGTAGCCGTGATGCTCATCGACCTGGATCGATTCAAGGTCATCAATGATACGTTAGGACATGCCACGGGAGATCGATTATTACAGGACGTTGCCCAGCGACTGACAGGCTGCCTGCGGGAAGGAGATACCGTAGCCCGCCTGGGAGGCGATGAATTTATGCTGTTATTACCCGGAGTGGAACATACCAGAGGCACGATCAAGATCGTCCAGAAAATTTTGGAAACCTTCAAGTCCCCTTTTTATTTTAAGGATCACGAACTCCATATCACCCCCAGTATTGGAATCGCCCTTTACCCGGATGATGGGGAAGATGCTCAAACCCTATTGAAAAACGCAGATACCGCCCTGCATCGAGCTAAAGAACAGGGTCGAAATAACTATCAATTTTACACTTCAACTATGAACGCCACAGCCCTCGAGAGATTGAGCCTGGAGGGTAAACTACGTCATGCGCTGGAACGTGGGGAATTCGTGGTCTATTACCAACCTCAGGTAAGCCTCTTAACGGGACAGATCGTTGGAATGGAAGCTCTGGTGCGCTGGCAGCATCCAGATCTGGGACTGATTCCTCCCATGAAATTTATCCCCCTGGCCGAAGAAACTGGATTGATTGTGCCTCTGGGATTCTGGGTTCTACGTACTGCCTGCGCCCAAAATAAAGCCTGGCAAGAAGCAGGTTATCCCCCCTTGAGGGTGGCCGTTAACCTTTCAACCCGCCTGTTTAAACAACAAACCTTTATACAGGTAGTGGCCCAAACACTCAATGAAACCGGACTTGATCCCAACTATCTGGAATTGGAGTTAACAGAAGGAATCATCATGGAGAATATAGAGGCCGCCATTACTACCTTGAAGGAATTGAAAAAGATGGGGGTTCATATATCGGTGGACGATTTTGGAACAGGCTACTCTTCATTAGCCTATCTGAAACGATTTCCCATAGATACGTTGAAAATAGATCGATCCTTTGTCCTGGATATAACCACCGATCCCGATGATGCCATGATAGCCATGCTGATTATCAACATGGCCCATCATCTGAAGCTGAAAGTAATAGCCGAAGGCGTGGAAACCCAGGAACAACTGGCCTTCTTGCGCTCCCACGGGTGTGATGAGATCCAGGGCTATCTCTTCAGTCGGCCTCTACCGACGGAAGAATTTGTCCGGCTATTACAGGAAAGGAAGACCCTAACCGATGAACGAGACCTGGGGAACAGCAATAAGTGA
- the cheB gene encoding chemotaxis-specific protein-glutamate methyltransferase CheB has translation MIKVLIVEDSPVIAEFLTHILNSDPDIRVIGVISNGEEVLEVVRDQKPDLITMDIHLPKMDGFEITRRVMETVPTPIIIVSGSMEIQEVTTAFRAMEAGALAVVQKPSAIGHPAHEAMAKELVQTVKLMSEVRVVKRWAKYPPKEVPTSVPSKVEIRQIPAEIKLVAIGASTGGPLALQTILSRLPKDFPVPILVVQHMTAGFIQGFIEWLNQQSDLLIHAAVNGEPILPGHVYVAPDGFQMKVDGNRRIVLTQDEPENGLRPSVSYLFRSVANNYGENAVGILLSGMGKDGAEELKLMKEKGAMTIAQDKESSVVHGMPGEAIKLGAATYILSPDKIAAILAGLANKK, from the coding sequence ATGATCAAAGTTCTTATTGTAGAAGATTCACCTGTGATAGCTGAATTTTTAACCCATATCCTCAACTCTGATCCGGATATTCGAGTTATAGGGGTTATATCCAATGGCGAGGAGGTCCTGGAAGTGGTTAGGGACCAGAAACCCGATCTCATCACAATGGATATCCATCTACCGAAGATGGACGGGTTTGAGATAACCCGCAGAGTCATGGAGACGGTTCCAACGCCCATCATCATCGTGAGTGGAAGTATGGAGATCCAAGAAGTAACGACGGCCTTTCGTGCCATGGAAGCAGGAGCCCTTGCCGTGGTACAAAAGCCAAGTGCTATAGGCCATCCAGCCCATGAGGCTATGGCAAAGGAATTAGTTCAAACGGTGAAACTCATGTCGGAAGTAAGGGTAGTTAAACGGTGGGCCAAATACCCACCAAAAGAGGTACCGACTTCGGTACCTTCGAAGGTGGAGATCAGGCAAATACCCGCAGAAATCAAGCTTGTCGCCATAGGTGCTTCCACCGGTGGTCCTCTTGCACTCCAGACCATTCTATCCCGACTTCCAAAAGATTTTCCGGTTCCTATCCTGGTCGTCCAGCATATGACAGCAGGTTTTATCCAGGGATTTATAGAGTGGTTAAATCAACAGTCAGACCTGTTGATTCATGCTGCAGTGAATGGAGAACCCATTCTTCCAGGGCATGTCTATGTGGCTCCAGATGGGTTTCAGATGAAGGTGGATGGGAATAGAAGAATTGTCCTCACCCAGGATGAACCGGAAAATGGTCTTCGGCCTTCGGTTTCTTATCTTTTCCGTTCTGTAGCCAATAACTATGGGGAAAATGCCGTGGGCATCCTGCTCAGCGGTATGGGTAAAGATGGGGCAGAGGAATTGAAGTTGATGAAAGAAAAAGGCGCGATGACCATTGCCCAGGATAAAGAAAGTTCTGTGGTCCACGGCATGCCAGGAGAGGCCATCAAGCTTGGTGCAGCGACCTATATACTTTCACCGGATAAGATTGCAGCGATATTGGCGGGTTTAGCAAATAAAAAATGA
- a CDS encoding FkbM family methyltransferase, with protein sequence MLIQKLIRLIPQAIKKQIPGSWKHGLKTRLIGQIPKNKFDELATKEDVYYCYRLFLGRNPDPDGWHTYMAHILKGEKVHSLVSMFLASPEFKNRKIFQSNSPVKYVLVELDNFKLYVSPDDWAVGRTILEKREYEPHVTATLRKILEPGMVFVDVGANIGYFSLMAAQIVGNQGRVISFEPNQHNCGLLYSSAQSNNFENIDIYPYAVAEKEATFLYDPLASNGIISDFGRDLEILDAGRILVRSVTLDKVLQGVRKIHVIKLDVEGAEYKVIQGARNLLKEHRPILFSEFSPGGLQNVSKVSGKEYLRLLIENNYHISIIPDQKRLIPCKDDFSKILYFFEKSRSDHIDIVAHPQ encoded by the coding sequence ATGCTTATACAGAAATTGATAAGGCTGATTCCCCAAGCGATAAAGAAACAAATACCTGGGTCCTGGAAGCACGGGTTAAAGACCAGGTTAATAGGCCAAATTCCTAAAAATAAATTTGATGAATTAGCTACCAAAGAAGATGTTTACTACTGTTATCGCCTTTTCCTGGGAAGAAATCCCGATCCCGATGGCTGGCATACGTATATGGCCCATATCCTTAAAGGCGAAAAGGTCCATTCACTGGTTTCAATGTTCCTGGCATCCCCAGAGTTCAAGAATAGGAAGATTTTTCAGTCTAATTCCCCAGTAAAATATGTTTTGGTTGAATTAGATAATTTTAAACTCTATGTTTCACCCGATGACTGGGCGGTTGGCAGAACCATCCTGGAGAAAAGAGAATATGAACCCCATGTAACCGCTACTCTCAGAAAAATCCTGGAACCTGGCATGGTATTTGTTGATGTTGGGGCTAATATCGGTTATTTCAGTTTAATGGCAGCTCAAATCGTTGGAAATCAGGGAAGGGTTATATCCTTTGAGCCAAACCAACATAATTGCGGTCTTCTGTATTCAAGCGCCCAAAGTAACAACTTTGAAAATATCGATATATATCCCTACGCTGTTGCCGAAAAAGAAGCAACTTTTCTTTATGACCCTCTGGCCAGTAATGGAATAATTTCCGACTTTGGCCGTGATTTAGAAATCTTAGACGCCGGTAGAATTTTAGTAAGGTCTGTTACGCTGGACAAGGTCCTTCAGGGGGTCAGGAAAATTCACGTCATAAAACTAGATGTTGAGGGGGCAGAATATAAGGTCATACAAGGAGCCAGGAACCTATTAAAGGAACATCGTCCTATCCTATTTTCTGAATTTTCTCCAGGTGGGTTACAAAATGTATCCAAAGTTTCAGGCAAAGAATATTTACGCCTGTTGATAGAAAATAACTACCATATCTCCATTATTCCGGATCAAAAACGTCTGATACCTTGTAAGGATGATTTTTCCAAAATACTTTATTTTTTTGAGAAAAGCCGCTCGGATCATATAGATATAGTTGCCCATCCTCAATGA
- a CDS encoding DUF3536 domain-containing protein — MPRAYLCIHGHFYQPPRENPWIEAIEPQESAYPFHDWQERVTAECYRPNAFARILDGQDRILNIVNNYAWISFNFGPTLINWLRVKAPDVYQRLKEADQQSLERWGYGNAIAQCYNHVILPLANEQDKITQIVWGLKDFEFHFGRPADSIWLPETAVNYDTLKVLANFNLKYIILSPYQAKRVSPIGKEEWVSVENGHIDPSQPYRCFVGKGKYIDIFFYDGPISQALAFEKLLSSAELFTTRLESAIDPHRNHTQLIHVATDGETYGHHFKGGEKALAFTVTHLAESRGLELTNYASFLAYNPPTMKVELKEGPDNEGTAWSCAHGVGRWKENCGCRTGGPEEWTQEWRKPLREALDWLRDQLIPLFEKEGGSYLKDVWKARNDYISVILDRSEDSRAEFLRKHARKKNLTQEEQSHIFKLLEIQRHALLMYTSCGWFFTEISGLETVQILMYADRAIQLAEDFGLKLQEEFLKRLEKAPSNIETFKNGRGVYEKLVLPCRVSLEKFLNHVAILSLFKDLIPGMANTYNYQVDMKFHQILRGEKISLALGHALVTASTTLERKDLVFVVCHYGEQDFRTTIREYTEDLDLEELLKKLNERIENPPQLDQFIEETLGKNHYTIRDMFRDEKKHLLNLLVRKKTQDYYEAYSSIYDNDREFMESLRQAGLDLPEEYRIAAEYTLSRRLEHEIVSYIENHDETSYGRALEIVETARQNRYNLRTDYITEYVDKALYEKVLNLKLNPTLENLEILKDFHDLLRRFNLNLELASHQNQFHDILTSEFSKKEPIPPDKKEEVIRFRETLLKVAKQFYFNVDRYQKILEEMKRS, encoded by the coding sequence ATGCCCAGGGCTTATCTCTGCATCCATGGACATTTCTATCAACCACCCAGGGAGAATCCCTGGATTGAAGCTATTGAGCCTCAGGAGAGTGCTTACCCTTTTCATGACTGGCAAGAGCGGGTTACTGCAGAATGTTATCGACCCAATGCCTTTGCCAGAATTTTAGACGGACAGGATCGTATTTTGAATATTGTCAACAATTATGCCTGGATCAGCTTTAACTTTGGGCCAACCCTCATAAACTGGCTCAGGGTGAAAGCCCCCGATGTTTATCAAAGGTTAAAAGAAGCCGATCAGCAGAGCTTAGAACGATGGGGATACGGGAATGCCATTGCACAATGTTATAATCACGTGATCCTGCCTCTGGCCAATGAGCAGGATAAAATTACCCAAATTGTTTGGGGATTAAAAGATTTTGAGTTTCACTTTGGAAGACCAGCGGATTCTATCTGGCTTCCTGAAACAGCCGTTAATTATGATACCTTAAAGGTTCTGGCCAACTTTAATTTGAAATATATTATCCTATCTCCCTATCAAGCCAAGCGTGTATCTCCCATCGGAAAGGAAGAATGGGTCAGTGTAGAAAACGGTCATATCGATCCCAGCCAGCCCTATCGATGTTTTGTCGGTAAGGGAAAATATATTGATATTTTCTTCTATGATGGACCTATTTCTCAGGCTCTTGCCTTTGAAAAGCTCTTATCATCTGCCGAGCTTTTTACCACTCGTCTGGAAAGTGCCATAGACCCTCATCGTAATCATACCCAATTGATCCATGTAGCTACAGATGGAGAAACTTACGGCCATCACTTTAAGGGAGGTGAGAAGGCTCTGGCTTTTACCGTTACCCACCTGGCTGAAAGTCGTGGTCTGGAGCTAACCAACTATGCCAGCTTTCTGGCCTATAATCCTCCCACCATGAAGGTTGAACTCAAAGAAGGACCTGACAATGAGGGAACGGCCTGGAGCTGTGCCCATGGAGTAGGCCGTTGGAAAGAGAACTGCGGATGTCGGACCGGAGGACCCGAGGAGTGGACCCAGGAATGGCGAAAACCTCTGAGGGAAGCCTTAGACTGGCTCCGAGATCAGCTTATTCCCTTGTTTGAAAAGGAAGGAGGCTCCTATCTGAAAGATGTCTGGAAAGCTAGAAATGATTATATATCTGTAATTTTGGATCGCTCCGAGGATTCCCGTGCCGAGTTCCTGCGAAAACATGCCAGGAAAAAAAATTTAACCCAGGAAGAGCAGTCCCACATTTTTAAACTTTTAGAAATCCAGCGGCATGCGCTCCTTATGTATACCAGTTGTGGATGGTTTTTTACAGAGATCTCCGGGCTGGAAACGGTTCAAATTTTAATGTATGCGGATCGGGCGATTCAATTAGCCGAAGATTTCGGCCTCAAACTTCAAGAGGAATTTCTGAAACGCCTTGAAAAAGCGCCCAGTAATATAGAGACGTTTAAAAACGGACGGGGCGTTTATGAAAAATTAGTCCTTCCCTGTCGGGTAAGCCTGGAAAAGTTTTTAAACCATGTGGCCATTCTTTCCCTCTTCAAAGACCTGATTCCAGGCATGGCTAATACATATAACTATCAGGTGGATATGAAATTCCATCAGATTCTACGGGGAGAAAAGATCTCCCTAGCCCTTGGACATGCTCTGGTTACGGCCTCTACGACCCTGGAAAGGAAAGATCTTGTATTTGTTGTCTGTCATTATGGAGAACAAGATTTCCGAACCACCATCCGCGAATATACAGAAGATCTGGACCTGGAAGAACTTCTCAAAAAACTCAATGAACGGATAGAAAACCCTCCTCAACTTGACCAGTTCATAGAAGAGACTTTGGGAAAGAACCATTATACCATCCGGGATATGTTCCGGGATGAGAAAAAACACCTTTTAAACTTGCTGGTTCGGAAAAAAACCCAGGACTACTATGAGGCTTATTCCAGTATTTACGATAACGATCGGGAATTTATGGAATCTCTTCGCCAGGCCGGTCTGGACTTACCGGAGGAGTATCGGATCGCTGCGGAATATACTTTGAGCCGTCGACTCGAGCATGAGATTGTATCTTACATTGAAAATCACGATGAAACATCCTATGGGAGAGCTCTGGAAATTGTTGAGACTGCCAGGCAGAATCGGTATAATCTAAGGACCGATTATATCACAGAATATGTGGATAAAGCCTTGTATGAAAAAGTGCTCAATCTTAAACTGAATCCTACTCTGGAGAATTTAGAAATTTTAAAGGATTTCCATGATCTTCTCCGGCGCTTTAATCTCAATTTAGAGCTGGCCTCACATCAGAATCAATTCCATGACATTCTAACTTCTGAGTTTTCTAAAAAAGAACCTATCCCTCCGGATAAGAAAGAGGAAGTTATTCGTTTTCGGGAAACCTTGCTAAAAGTTGCAAAACAATTTTATTTTAATGTGGATCGTTACCAAAAAATTCTTGAAGAAATGAAGCGTTCCTGA
- a CDS encoding Ldh family oxidoreductase has protein sequence MEEVRVEWKALQEFTAKVFEGLGMPPQDAAKEAEVLVWANLRGVDSHGVQRIEEYSKRVDAGIMNPRPHIQILKETSATILIEADRAFGPVVTTFAMEKVIDKALEVGIGWGLIRNTTHQGAMAYYTQMAAARGMAGIAVVCSPPNMAPPGARAAGVHNSPIAIAVPGKNYKFLSLDMATSVAAGGKLHVAIDKGTSIPPEWALDKDGRPTTDPKKAVFLQPAAGYKGYGLALMFECLSSLMVGNPLITSTLLNQNPVAPGTQNSFVGAIHIGNFTDLEQYKENVDRLVTALKGLPKVEGVSEIFVPGEPEERVYEDRIKNGIPLPIGTIEKLRKAAERFKLKLPPGL, from the coding sequence ATGGAAGAGGTGCGTGTAGAATGGAAGGCTTTGCAGGAATTTACGGCCAAGGTATTTGAAGGGTTAGGAATGCCACCGCAAGATGCGGCCAAGGAGGCTGAAGTATTGGTATGGGCCAATTTACGGGGGGTGGATTCTCATGGGGTCCAGAGGATAGAGGAGTACTCGAAGCGGGTAGATGCGGGGATTATGAACCCACGTCCCCATATTCAGATACTTAAGGAAACTTCGGCCACCATACTCATCGAAGCAGATCGGGCTTTTGGTCCTGTAGTTACGACGTTTGCCATGGAGAAGGTTATTGATAAGGCCCTGGAAGTCGGGATTGGTTGGGGATTAATTCGTAATACTACCCACCAGGGGGCCATGGCTTATTATACCCAGATGGCTGCTGCCAGGGGTATGGCCGGTATTGCTGTGGTTTGCAGCCCTCCGAATATGGCACCGCCCGGTGCTCGCGCCGCCGGTGTACATAACAGTCCCATTGCCATTGCCGTACCGGGTAAGAATTACAAATTCCTCAGTCTGGATATGGCTACCAGCGTAGCCGCCGGGGGTAAATTACACGTAGCCATCGACAAAGGAACCTCGATCCCTCCAGAATGGGCTTTAGACAAGGATGGACGACCTACCACAGATCCTAAAAAAGCTGTATTTTTGCAACCGGCTGCAGGTTACAAAGGTTATGGCCTGGCCCTGATGTTTGAATGTCTGTCGAGTTTAATGGTAGGTAATCCCCTCATTACCTCTACCCTGCTTAACCAGAATCCGGTGGCTCCAGGAACTCAAAACAGCTTCGTTGGCGCTATTCATATCGGTAACTTCACCGATCTAGAACAGTATAAGGAAAATGTCGATCGATTGGTAACGGCTCTGAAGGGACTACCTAAGGTAGAGGGGGTATCCGAAATCTTTGTACCCGGTGAGCCGGAAGAGCGGGTTTATGAAGACCGTATCAAGAACGGCATTCCCCTCCCCATCGGTACCATAGAGAAACTGCGAAAAGCTGCAGAACGATTTAAGCTCAAATTGCCACCGGGTTTGTAG
- a CDS encoding peptidyl-alpha-hydroxyglycine alpha-amidating lyase family protein, with protein sequence MNKILSSGGFTYEVEQNWAKLPSGPDWYFKDVAGVAVDSQDRVYVFNRGPHPMIVFNKDGEFIKSWGEGIFTRAHGVDMGPDETLYCTDDGDHTVRRCTLDGKVLMTLGIPHQPAPYQSGKPFNRCTHTALSRDGQFIFVTDGYGNSCVHKYTKDGKYVLSWGEPGTDPGQFNIVHNIAADGKGNLYVVDRENHRVQIFDEEGNYKGQWVNMHRPCAIYKNKVFDNNFYLGEIGTAMSVNWYVPRIGPRLTILDEGGKVLARIGDRPSPNEQSIFSAPHGIAVDSRGDVYVGEVTWTNLVGGDRGHKEVPPGPLITLQKLHRR encoded by the coding sequence ATGAATAAAATTTTATCGAGTGGCGGGTTTACCTATGAAGTTGAGCAAAACTGGGCCAAACTTCCGTCCGGACCTGATTGGTATTTCAAGGACGTCGCCGGAGTCGCCGTCGATTCCCAGGACCGGGTTTATGTGTTCAATCGGGGTCCTCACCCCATGATTGTTTTCAATAAAGATGGAGAATTTATTAAGTCCTGGGGAGAGGGGATATTTACCCGGGCCCATGGAGTGGATATGGGTCCCGATGAAACCCTTTACTGTACCGATGATGGAGATCATACGGTCCGAAGATGCACCTTAGATGGTAAGGTTCTCATGACGCTGGGTATTCCCCATCAACCGGCTCCCTATCAGAGTGGAAAACCTTTTAATCGCTGTACCCATACCGCTCTTTCCCGAGACGGTCAATTTATTTTTGTTACAGATGGATACGGTAATTCTTGTGTCCACAAATACACAAAGGACGGAAAATACGTCCTTTCCTGGGGAGAACCGGGAACGGATCCCGGGCAGTTCAACATTGTTCATAATATTGCAGCCGATGGAAAAGGAAATTTATACGTTGTCGACCGGGAAAATCATCGGGTGCAGATTTTTGACGAGGAAGGTAATTACAAAGGTCAGTGGGTCAATATGCACCGTCCCTGCGCGATTTATAAAAATAAGGTTTTTGATAATAATTTCTATTTGGGAGAAATAGGAACGGCTATGTCGGTAAATTGGTACGTTCCTCGTATCGGTCCCCGTTTAACTATTCTGGATGAAGGGGGGAAGGTCTTAGCTCGTATTGGAGACCGTCCCAGCCCAAATGAACAGAGTATCTTCAGCGCTCCCCATGGTATTGCTGTGGACTCCCGTGGAGATGTTTATGTGGGTGAGGTAACCTGGACGAATCTGGTGGGGGGGGATCGGGGCCATAAAGAAGTCCCTCCTGGTCCTCTGATAACCCTTCAAAAACTTCACCGGAGATAA